Proteins co-encoded in one Verrucomicrobiota bacterium genomic window:
- a CDS encoding Uma2 family endonuclease, producing the protein MDAPPHSPGRPMRLETSAGPLEDGDCLNAKEFLRRCEALPQPAKVELVEGIVQLDPLRNSPQSLGPRSVITVCLERYARATPGLRFAAQPLVLLDRENVLRPDGVLQILPPHERPPLPSCGHPLEGTAEGGAQRDNVRSSACESSLPENAPHVPAINRIAGAPELMAEAIFSRGINDLRAKLAAYRRNGVREFIAWRVSENQVEWFQMDKGEYTLNLPGPNNTISSRVFPGLVLNLTALLTHDQAGLARTLQARLNQPDHEAFVKRLAARKLGAGYCADRGIDDRSTGEP; encoded by the coding sequence ATGGACGCCCCCCCCCATAGTCCCGGCCGCCCGATGAGGCTGGAGACGAGCGCCGGGCCTCTGGAGGATGGGGATTGCCTGAATGCGAAAGAATTCCTGCGGCGTTGCGAGGCGCTTCCCCAACCGGCAAAAGTCGAACTGGTCGAAGGCATCGTTCAGCTTGATCCGCTGCGGAACTCGCCGCAATCCCTCGGTCCGAGAAGTGTCATCACGGTGTGTTTGGAACGATACGCGAGGGCGACGCCTGGGCTGCGTTTCGCCGCGCAGCCCCTGGTTCTGCTCGATCGGGAGAACGTTCTCCGGCCCGACGGCGTTCTGCAAATCCTTCCTCCCCACGAACGTCCCCCGCTCCCGTCCTGCGGACACCCTCTTGAGGGAACGGCAGAGGGGGGCGCCCAGCGAGACAATGTGCGAAGTTCTGCTTGCGAGAGTTCTCTCCCCGAAAACGCACCCCATGTGCCGGCTATCAATCGCATCGCAGGCGCGCCCGAATTGATGGCCGAGGCGATCTTCAGCCGGGGGATAAACGATCTGCGCGCCAAACTGGCGGCGTATCGGCGCAATGGCGTGCGGGAATTCATCGCCTGGCGCGTGTCGGAAAACCAAGTCGAGTGGTTCCAGATGGACAAGGGCGAATACACGTTGAATCTTCCGGGGCCAAACAATACCATTTCCAGCCGCGTGTTTCCCGGATTGGTGCTGAATCTGACGGCGCTGCTGACGCACGATCAAGCGGGATTGGCGCGGACGTTGCAGGCCCGGCTCAATCAGCCCGATCACGAAGCTTTTGTGAAACGGCTGGCGGCTCGGAAACTGGGGGCTGGTTACTGTGCAGACCGTGGAATTGACGACAGATCGACCGGAGAACCGTAG
- the hpnD gene encoding presqualene diphosphate synthase HpnD (HpnD is found regularly in a locus responsible for the biosynthesis of squalene from farnesyl diphosphate, and is now recognized to function as a presqualene diphosphate synthase (EC 2.5.1.103).): MQVSESITRKSASNLALAFILLPKERRAGMAVLYAFCREVDDIADDESLPIEERRRRLSLWRSDVRAACEGGVPDLPVVRELQPVIAHYGLTYSRFDELLRGVEMDLDIKRYATYAELDEYCYRVASVVGLLSIEIFGYENPGCHDYAVYLGKALQLTNILRDVRSDGERGRIYLPMCELQRFGVTPEDILECRYSARFYELAQSVAGRARGFYLQAGQALPAEDRRSMASAELMGSVYWRLLEKLEHHRFNVFDSASTRLSKTQKLFLIGRTWLRVWRGALTPNYGVS, from the coding sequence ATGCAAGTCAGCGAGTCGATTACTCGTAAAAGCGCCTCCAACCTCGCGCTGGCCTTCATTCTCCTTCCGAAGGAGCGGCGCGCCGGCATGGCCGTGCTTTACGCCTTCTGCCGCGAAGTCGATGACATCGCCGACGATGAGTCCTTGCCGATCGAGGAACGCCGGCGACGCCTGAGTCTGTGGCGATCGGATGTGCGTGCGGCCTGCGAGGGCGGCGTTCCCGATCTTCCGGTGGTTCGGGAACTGCAGCCGGTCATCGCTCATTACGGCCTGACATACTCCCGCTTCGACGAACTCCTGCGCGGAGTTGAGATGGACCTGGATATCAAGCGCTATGCAACTTACGCGGAACTCGACGAATACTGTTATCGCGTGGCCTCGGTCGTCGGCTTGCTGAGCATCGAAATCTTCGGCTACGAAAATCCAGGCTGCCACGATTATGCCGTCTATCTGGGCAAGGCCCTGCAACTCACGAACATTCTGCGCGACGTCCGGTCGGACGGGGAGCGCGGCCGGATTTATCTGCCGATGTGCGAACTGCAGCGGTTCGGCGTGACGCCGGAAGACATTCTTGAATGCCGGTACTCGGCTCGGTTTTACGAACTCGCGCAGAGCGTGGCCGGCCGCGCGCGGGGATTCTATTTGCAGGCTGGCCAGGCGCTGCCAGCCGAGGACCGGCGCTCGATGGCCAGCGCCGAGTTGATGGGATCGGTCTATTGGCGGCTGCTGGAGAAGCTGGAACACCACCGGTTCAACGTGTTCGATTCCGCCTCGACGCGCCTGAGCAAAACTCAAAAACTTTTTCTGATTGGCCGGACCTGGCTCCGGGTTTGGCGCGGCGCGCTGACTCCGAATTATGGAGTGTCGTAA
- a CDS encoding dienelactone hydrolase family protein — MTIKDNESIDVQTPTGPMRTYIFRPAAAGRYPGVLLYSEIFQVTGPIRRTAAMLAGHGFLVGAPEIYHEFEPAGTVLAYDQAGADRGNALKTTKELASYDSDACAALACLKSHPVCTGRIAVMGICIGGHLSFRAAMNPDVLAGVCFYATDIHKRGLGKGTRDNTLDRIKEIQGEMLMIWGRQDPHVPREGRALIYNAMTDAALNFTWHEFNGQHAFMRDEGYRYDPALAHLCYALVIELFKRKLGEGDLPETRAGAPSESRH, encoded by the coding sequence ATGACGATCAAAGACAACGAATCCATCGATGTGCAGACCCCCACGGGCCCGATGCGAACTTACATTTTTCGACCCGCAGCGGCTGGCCGTTATCCGGGCGTTCTGCTGTATTCCGAGATCTTCCAAGTCACCGGGCCGATTCGCCGGACCGCCGCTATGCTCGCCGGGCACGGCTTCCTGGTGGGTGCGCCGGAAATCTATCATGAATTCGAGCCTGCCGGGACGGTGCTGGCCTACGATCAGGCCGGGGCGGATCGTGGCAATGCGCTCAAGACCACCAAAGAACTGGCGAGTTACGACAGCGATGCCTGTGCGGCTCTGGCATGTTTGAAATCTCATCCCGTTTGCACGGGCCGCATCGCAGTGATGGGGATTTGCATCGGCGGGCATCTTTCCTTCCGCGCCGCGATGAACCCGGACGTGCTGGCCGGCGTCTGCTTCTACGCCACCGACATCCACAAACGCGGCCTCGGCAAAGGCACGCGCGACAACACGCTCGATCGGATCAAGGAAATCCAGGGGGAGATGCTCATGATCTGGGGCCGGCAGGATCCGCATGTGCCACGCGAAGGCCGGGCGTTGATCTACAACGCCATGACCGACGCCGCACTGAATTTCACCTGGCACGAGTTCAACGGCCAGCACGCGTTCATGCGCGACGAAGGCTATCGCTACGATCCGGCCCTGGCGCACCTGTGCTATGCGCTCGTAATCGAATTATTCAAACGCAAGCTGGGCGAGGGCGATCTGCCGGAGACGCGCGCCGGAGCACCGAGCGAATCCAGGCATTAA